The window CAATCATGATCAGTTCCGTGGTGCCGGGCTGAGTGACATGATGACCTGCCATTCCCCAGATGATACAAGATTTAACCCAGGAGTTGGCTGAAGCATTGGTGTCGGCGAGTTTGTCGTACAGAACGGTCCATCCCTCCGGGCCAATGGCCGCCAGAGCGATGGTGGCTTCCTTGGAAAATTGTGAGTTCGTGAGAATGCTGGACAATGCCGGAACGGCTGGTTTCGCGAGTGGACCCAGAACGTCGAAGGCCAGTGCAGCCTGGCGTGGGTAGTGATTGGTGGACAGGGGAATTTTTATCCAGGATTGCTTCTTGCGCAGAAAATCAAGGGCTTTGGTTTTCAATGGGGATTCGTGCCTGGTCATGCGCTTAATAAGAAAAGGGAGGCTGTTGGTGCCGATCTCACGAATGGCTTGGGCAGCTTGTGCCTGACTTGATGATTGCCTGGGGCGCCATACGGACCATTCAATTCCGCGATCGGTATCGCCATCATCCAGTTGCTTCAGCCAGGCACTTAAGGAACGGCCTTGGAATTCAGGTTCACGAGAACGTGAAAAGCAGACCCAAACGGTGATAACAACGAGAGTCACGGCTATGAACACAGCAATTTGACGGCTCTTCCTCATGGCAACGATTTGATTCTCCAATGCCATGAACCCAATTCAAGATTTAAATCAGAGGAGTAGTCGATGATCGGTTGGTGTGAAGCCATCGGTTTCTCAATCAAATGACAAATCAGGTATTACAAACAAATCGGCTCTTTAGAATGAGAGAATGCTTGAGCCTGGACGACCTTTTATTCAGTGCAGTTTCAAACGAAGCGGTTTTACATGAACGACACCTGAATTTGCAAAGTGTGATTCGAAAATGCATCAAGGTTTTGTTCTGGATCGCGGGCATGACGGGGTGGTTCTCCTGCTAGCTGGATTGCCGGTGAGCCAGAGCCCTCATTTTGGACGGGAACAAAATATAAGAGCAAGGCTCAATATGAGGTTCAGACCTTTCGATGTATCAAGTGTGGTTTCCTGGAGTCTTACGCGCCGAATGAATGAATCGTCTGCTTGGAAAACAGCTGCGAAGAAAGGAATTATATGTGGGAAATTTTAGCCGTTATCATTGTGCTTGGATTTATTTTCAAAATAGGTTTTGAGATTGCCAAGGCCAACAAAGCCTTGTCCGAGAAGAATCGTCAAAACTCAGAACAATCCAGGGAGGAAGCTGCGATTGTGACTCCGGTCATCATGAACACCTGCCTTGACTCTCATTGCCATCAACATCATGGAAATGTAGATCATTCCTCCCATCACCATTCCCATGGCGTGGACAGTGGCGGACATCATCACAGTTCTGGCGATTTCGGTGGGCATCATTGCGGGAGCTTCGATGGCGGGTGCCATTCTGGTGGGCATCATTGAGTTGGTTTTCTCGACAAGAAAGCCCGGCTTGCGCCGGGCTAGAGGTAGGATGTATCGCCCGTAGATGAACGATACAATTGCAAAGTAACTGATTTTTAATTTCTGCGGTATCGGTATTTGTCTGACAAGCAACCGCAGATGCTTTCCTACTTTGTTTCCTGTCGGGCGACTGGGCATGTTGGCCGCAGATTTTGCTGGCTCTGACTGCCATCACGACAGTGGCAGACTTTGCTGGAGCTGTGCAGCAAGCTCTTTAACCGTATTCGTGGTGGTGACAGAAATCCACTTTGCCTGCGCCTGACGCCTAAACCATGTCATTTGCCTTTTGGCGAACTGGCGGGTTCTGATTTTGACGAGCTCAATGGTTTCGGGCAGGGAATGTTCGCCGCGCAGGTGTTCGACCACCTGGCGATAGCCGATGGCTTGCATGGCATTTTTGTTTTCCGCCAAACCGTGGCTCATCAAGTTTTTCACCTCGGCCACGAGGCCACGTTGGAACATTTGATCCACCCGCACATTAATACGCGAATGCAGGTCCTGGTTTTCCCGGCTCAAAGCAAAGAAAGGCGGCGCCTGGGAATGGGGTGTAGTGGGAGGCGCCCAAGCGGCGCGTTGGGCAGAGAATGGCTTTCCAGTGAGGCGAATTACTTCGACGGCCCGGATCACGCGGCGAGGGTTTTGGCAGTCAATTTTGTCATAGGTCACCGGGTCCAGGCCGGCCAATTCCTTTAGCAGTTCCGGCAACGGAGTTTTCTCCAACTCCGCTCTTAAAGCGTCGTCAGCAGGAGGCGCCTCGCCAAGTCCTTCGAGATAAGCTTTGAAGTAAAGTCCTGTACCTCCACAGAAAATGGGAATTTGGCCGCGGCCTTGTATGTCAGTAACGGCAGCCTGGGCCAGTCGAATGAATTGTGCGGCATCAAAAGGCGCCGTTAAATCGACCACGTCGATGAGATGGTGGGGGACGCGTTGACGTTCTTCCGGCGAGGGTTTGGCGGTGCCGATGTCCAGACCGCGATAGACCTGCATGGAATCGACGGAGATGATTTCTCCATTAAGCCGTTCAGCCAAATGGAGGGCGAGTTCGGATTTGCCGACTGCGGTGGGCCCGGCAATCAGAATCGGGCCAGGAGAGTTAGCCATCTTCGAGCCTATGCGAGATTAACTCTGCTTGATTTGGGGGCGTGGCAGCAAAAATAGCAGCGCGAGTCCACCAGTGATGATGGCGATGCTGACCAGTTGTGCGGGAGTAGCCCAACCGCCCAGGTAATGAATCGGATAATCGCCCCGAAAATATTCCACGAAGGATCGAAGCAGAGCGTAAGCAATCAGATAGAGGGCGAAGATCTGGCCATCGAACTTTTTGCGGCGATAAAGCCAGGCTAGGGCAAGATAGAGGCCGAGGTTCAAGAGCGAATCATAAATCTGCGTGGGATGAACGGGTATTCCTCTGGTTGCATGGTCACCAGGATAGGTTATTGCCCAGGGTAGATGACATTCACGTCCGTAGCAGCAACCGTTCATCAGGCAACCAATGCGTCCAAAAACATAGCCCAACGCGATGCTGGGAGCGACCGCATCAGCCATTTTCCAAACCGAAAGCTTTTTGAGTCGTACGTAAGTGAAGCTTGCAATCGTCGCCCCGATCAGGCCGCCATAGAAAACCAAGCCACCATGCTGGATCATGAAGATTTCGGTGAAGGGCTTGTTGGCAAATTCCTCGCGCCAATAGGAGATGACATAAAGGGTGCGCGCACCAAGAATGGAGCCAAGGATCAGCCAGGGACCGAGGTCATAAATATTCTCAGCGGAAATACCGTCGCGCCTGCCCCGGCGGGCGGCAGTCCATAATCCGGAGAGAAAACCCAGGGCAACCAGAACACCGTACCAGTGAACCGTGAGCGGGCCTAATTTGAAAGCGATGCTATGCACTATGGCTCAAGGTAATGAGCTTCGGAAGGTGTGACAAGGGGGTAAAAGCATTAAAACTTTGAACCGGCGCCGCATCATTCAATGACCATTTTTACCGGGAATCAGAGGAAACCAGCGGCAGCGGAGGAGGGGTTGCTTTACGCACAGTCCGGGGCAACGACGGTATCCCTGGTAACGGAGGTGTGCCCAAGCCCGGCGGCAGTGGGGGCATGGCGGGAAGACGACTGACCAGATTTCGCCACGATTCCCGCTCGGAAGGGGTCATCTTTTCCCAGCGCTCCGCATTTTTTAAGAAGTCCTGGCGCTCCTCATTAGACATGCTGGCAAACTTGTTGAAGGCGTGGATACATTTTTCACGTCTATCCTTCGGCAGGAGAGCGAAGGATTTGAGCGTTTTTTCCATTTGCCGGCGTTCCGGCTCAGGCAAGGTTTGGAGAGCCTTTTGCTTTTCATTCTCCGTGAGTTCGAAGAATTGTTGGAACTGGGCGGACATCATGTTCCGTTGCTCCTGGGGCAGGGCTTCCCAGTTTTTTACTTTCTGCAGCAATACGTCACGCTGAGCCTGGGGCAGGCCGTTGATTGAGTTGGTCCCCAGTTGTGAGTCGTTACCTGTGAAATGTATCGCGTTCTCATATTCCAAAAGGTCCTTCTGCTGAGCGGGAGAGAGTTCGTCCCAGAGTTGGATGCGGTATTCCACGAACTGCCGGTCAGCAGCGTCGGGGATCAATGAGATTTGGGCCGTCCGATTGACAGCTGGAGATTGCATGAGACGCAGCACATACCAGCGCAACTGGGTGGCGCGGAGACGCAATTCACGTTCGTCCGGCTTCATCGACTGATATTCGTGAAGCTTTTCTTCAAGGCGTTTGCGAATTTCCAGCGGCCGCAAGGCGAGGTATTTTTCCCGCTCGGGAGTACTCATGGTGAGAAGCTGCCGGAAAAGATCGATCGGAGATTTTATGGTGACGGGCGGAGGTTGAGGCACCAGAACGGCGGGTGAAGCAGGTTTGGCAGCTTCCGGTGGACTCTGGGAATCAGCGAGCAGGAGGGAGCCGGGCAATGAGCCAACACCCAATCCTGCCATCAGCCACAGAGTACAACGAAGCGGTGAGATCATTTTAGTAAAGCGATAAGTTCGACATCGGCCTTGGGCTGAGGATCGCTCAACCTGCGGATGGCGTCGAAGTTTTCCATCAACTCCGGATTGGAGGCGGAAACGAACTCGGAAACGGCGGCCACATTTTGAGCCATGGTTTCACGAGTGTGGGTCTGATGTTGCTGATACGTAAAAACTCCGATGCCAAGTACGAAGGCGGCGGCGGCAGTTTGGGGAGCCCATTTGAAAATCGGCCAGCCAAAACGCCGATTCTTTTCCCGGGCACGAGCCGCGGTGGCCTTTTCCAGTTCAACCGCTTGCAGGACGCGGGCGGTAAAGTTGGAGGAGATGGGAACATTGGGTAATTCCTCCAAAGCCCGGGTAAGGCCGCTCTCCAACAACCATGCTTTGCCGGCTTCAGGATGAGCTTCGAGGTATGCGCGCAATCGCGTCTGCTCGGATTCAGTCAACGCGCGCTGCCAGCTTATCTCAAGGAGTTGTTGGAAAACCGGGTCGTTCATAAGATCATTCTGATTAAATAAAACCGGAGCCGAAACAAAGTTGCTTTCAATTTGGTTCTTTACGCCACTCGCCTGTTTGGAGATAGGGCTTGAGCTTTTGCTTGAGCGTCTCACGGCCCCGGTGAATTAGAGATTTGGTGGCCGAAAGAGAGCAGCCAATTACTTTCGCGATTTCCTCATAACTCATATCCTCCTGACGGCAAAGGAGAATTGCAGTACGTTGATTTTCAGGCAGTTCCTTCAAAGCTTGTTCGACTTCATGCTCAAGTTCGTGCTG is drawn from Pedosphaera parvula Ellin514 and contains these coding sequences:
- a CDS encoding HEAT repeat domain-containing protein; protein product: MRKSRQIAVFIAVTLVVITVWVCFSRSREPEFQGRSLSAWLKQLDDGDTDRGIEWSVWRPRQSSSQAQAAQAIREIGTNSLPFLIKRMTRHESPLKTKALDFLRKKQSWIKIPLSTNHYPRQAALAFDVLGPLAKPAVPALSSILTNSQFSKEATIALAAIGPEGWTVLYDKLADTNASANSWVKSCIIWGMAGHHVTQPGTTELIMIEVTNRNHSSGGIAGWALGELGTNQDQVIPVLIKGLQSPDLATRWGACNGLGKFGTNAIIAVPALLQSLQDSNISVKNHAREALKLIDPEAARKAGVE
- the miaA gene encoding tRNA (adenosine(37)-N6)-dimethylallyltransferase MiaA, with the translated sequence MANSPGPILIAGPTAVGKSELALHLAERLNGEIISVDSMQVYRGLDIGTAKPSPEERQRVPHHLIDVVDLTAPFDAAQFIRLAQAAVTDIQGRGQIPIFCGGTGLYFKAYLEGLGEAPPADDALRAELEKTPLPELLKELAGLDPVTYDKIDCQNPRRVIRAVEVIRLTGKPFSAQRAAWAPPTTPHSQAPPFFALSRENQDLHSRINVRVDQMFQRGLVAEVKNLMSHGLAENKNAMQAIGYRQVVEHLRGEHSLPETIELVKIRTRQFAKRQMTWFRRQAQAKWISVTTTNTVKELAAQLQQSLPLS
- the lgt gene encoding prolipoprotein diacylglyceryl transferase, giving the protein MHSIAFKLGPLTVHWYGVLVALGFLSGLWTAARRGRRDGISAENIYDLGPWLILGSILGARTLYVISYWREEFANKPFTEIFMIQHGGLVFYGGLIGATIASFTYVRLKKLSVWKMADAVAPSIALGYVFGRIGCLMNGCCYGRECHLPWAITYPGDHATRGIPVHPTQIYDSLLNLGLYLALAWLYRRKKFDGQIFALYLIAYALLRSFVEYFRGDYPIHYLGGWATPAQLVSIAIITGGLALLFLLPRPQIKQS
- a CDS encoding DUF3106 domain-containing protein; this translates as MISPLRCTLWLMAGLGVGSLPGSLLLADSQSPPEAAKPASPAVLVPQPPPVTIKSPIDLFRQLLTMSTPEREKYLALRPLEIRKRLEEKLHEYQSMKPDERELRLRATQLRWYVLRLMQSPAVNRTAQISLIPDAADRQFVEYRIQLWDELSPAQQKDLLEYENAIHFTGNDSQLGTNSINGLPQAQRDVLLQKVKNWEALPQEQRNMMSAQFQQFFELTENEKQKALQTLPEPERRQMEKTLKSFALLPKDRREKCIHAFNKFASMSNEERQDFLKNAERWEKMTPSERESWRNLVSRLPAMPPLPPGLGTPPLPGIPSLPRTVRKATPPPLPLVSSDSR